The Sulfurospirillum halorespirans DSM 13726 genome has a window encoding:
- a CDS encoding tRNA dihydrouridine synthase gives MTSEIDFSKGILALAPLAGFTDLPFRSVVKKFGADVTFSEMISANALRYGSEKTFKMITKSPLETPYIVQIAGSDLVSIKEAVLALNDIEGIDGIDLNCGCPVPKIISQEAGSSLLLNLPHMQKIIETIKTHSNKRYTSAKVRLGFTTKIPEEIAQACESAGVDFMSMHGRTRAGAYKAEVDYQAIARARASVKIPLIANGDITSYEKALHVKEMTGCNSLMIGRGAVGNPWIFYQIKNELVHVEKTKILEIVLEHYDAMVNFYGQKGISIFRKHLHTYSKGFREASEFRDKINRIEDGVLMREAILTFFAQ, from the coding sequence ATGACTTCCGAGATAGACTTTAGTAAGGGCATTTTAGCCCTTGCACCTCTTGCTGGCTTTACCGACCTTCCTTTTCGTAGCGTTGTTAAAAAATTTGGTGCCGATGTCACCTTTTCTGAGATGATCAGCGCGAATGCGCTGCGTTATGGTTCGGAAAAAACCTTTAAGATGATCACCAAATCGCCGTTAGAAACGCCCTACATTGTCCAAATTGCAGGATCAGACCTTGTGTCGATTAAAGAGGCGGTGTTGGCTTTAAATGACATTGAAGGCATCGATGGGATTGATCTGAATTGTGGCTGTCCTGTGCCTAAGATCATCTCTCAAGAGGCAGGTTCCTCTTTGCTTCTCAATCTTCCTCATATGCAAAAAATCATTGAGACGATTAAAACACACTCAAACAAACGCTACACCAGTGCTAAAGTACGTCTGGGATTTACCACCAAAATTCCTGAAGAGATAGCACAAGCGTGTGAGAGTGCAGGGGTTGATTTTATGAGCATGCACGGCAGGACACGTGCAGGAGCCTATAAAGCCGAAGTCGACTATCAAGCGATCGCACGAGCGCGCGCGTCTGTGAAGATTCCTCTGATTGCCAATGGCGACATCACGAGCTATGAAAAAGCGTTACATGTAAAAGAGATGACAGGATGCAATAGCCTGATGATTGGGCGAGGTGCGGTAGGTAATCCATGGATTTTTTATCAGATCAAAAATGAGCTCGTGCACGTTGAAAAAACCAAAATTTTGGAAATTGTCTTAGAACATTATGATGCGATGGTTAATTTTTACGGTCAAAAAGGGATTTCGATTTTTCGTAAACATCTGCATACGTATTCTAAAGGGTTTCGCGAAGCGTCAGAGTTTAGGGATAAAATTAACCGCATTGAA
- a CDS encoding 23S rRNA (pseudouridine(1915)-N(3))-methyltransferase RlmH: MNVKVFTIEKSSDKALDAIAGEYTKMISRFAKVEEIKIFNKQIASAQMIGEKEARASYTKAYESHLKGYNVALDVEGEQLNSEQFSTLFDQDVSINFFIGGAFGFEEGFLSKTQKIISLSRLTYAHKIAKVVLFEQIYRGLCIKNNHPYHK, encoded by the coding sequence ATGAATGTAAAGGTCTTTACGATCGAAAAAAGCAGCGATAAGGCACTTGATGCGATCGCTGGCGAATACACTAAAATGATTTCTCGCTTTGCCAAAGTCGAAGAGATTAAGATCTTTAATAAGCAAATTGCCTCCGCTCAGATGATCGGAGAAAAAGAAGCGCGAGCTTCTTACACAAAAGCGTACGAATCCCATTTAAAAGGGTACAATGTTGCACTTGATGTGGAAGGGGAACAGCTCAACAGTGAGCAGTTTAGTACACTTTTCGATCAAGATGTGAGCATTAATTTTTTTATTGGTGGTGCTTTTGGGTTTGAAGAGGGTTTTTTAAGCAAAACTCAAAAGATTATAAGTTTAAGTAGATTAACATATGCGCACAAAATCGCGAAAGTGGTTTTATTTGAGCAGATTTATAGGGGATTGTGTATAAAAAACAACCATCCCTATCATAAATAG
- the dksA gene encoding RNA polymerase-binding protein DksA gives MREHELKHFEDILKERRVQIKKNIEDSMREIEDLKDTDVGDEADHASVSTDRMIEQAISAQQMKELNEIEFALNKIRNGSYGICEMCEEDIGFQRLKVKPHARYCIVCREIIEKSAKNK, from the coding sequence ATGAGAGAGCACGAGCTAAAGCATTTCGAGGACATTCTCAAAGAGAGACGCGTCCAAATCAAAAAAAATATCGAAGACTCAATGCGAGAAATCGAAGATCTTAAAGATACCGATGTCGGTGATGAAGCAGATCATGCTTCCGTGAGTACCGATCGTATGATCGAGCAAGCAATTAGTGCACAACAGATGAAAGAGCTCAACGAGATAGAGTTTGCTCTCAACAAAATTCGAAATGGCAGTTATGGCATTTGTGAAATGTGTGAAGAAGATATTGGTTTTCAACGCCTCAAAGTTAAGCCACATGCGCGCTACTGCATTGTGTGCCGTGAGATCATTGAGAAATCAGCAAAAAATAAATAA
- a CDS encoding inositol monophosphatase family protein: protein MSFLNTAINANEELFELLHVKGLNASHHHLFAVGAGGDVSAGIDLEAEQIFIKHLLPFGEIVSEESGVIPSSNAHARIILDPIDGSDNLLSHLPYYGTSIAYFENEKCTQAIITNLANGDVFIKDETGLRQGKIGKKDFTLVTYNAFSKVGIFERSYCSKKAHEKLHDAKIKYRSPGAFALSLAYAHDVSFVLYEGVMRSYDVEAGLFMCEDLHTFYGGDIFLVSKDKEIFDKIKSLFISN from the coding sequence GTGAGCTTTTTAAACACCGCGATAAATGCCAATGAAGAGCTGTTTGAGCTTTTACATGTAAAAGGATTAAACGCGTCGCATCACCACCTTTTTGCCGTTGGCGCGGGTGGCGATGTGAGTGCTGGCATTGACCTCGAAGCTGAGCAGATTTTCATCAAACATCTTTTGCCTTTTGGTGAGATTGTCTCGGAAGAGAGTGGGGTGATCCCTAGCTCCAACGCTCATGCGCGCATTATCCTAGACCCCATTGATGGCAGTGACAATCTTCTTTCACACCTTCCCTATTATGGTACCTCTATTGCCTATTTTGAAAACGAAAAATGCACGCAAGCGATCATCACCAATTTAGCCAATGGCGATGTTTTTATCAAAGATGAAACGGGTTTACGCCAAGGAAAAATAGGAAAAAAAGACTTTACATTGGTTACATATAACGCCTTTTCAAAGGTAGGAATTTTTGAGCGTTCTTACTGTTCCAAAAAGGCACATGAGAAGCTGCACGACGCTAAAATAAAGTACCGATCCCCAGGCGCTTTTGCCCTCTCTTTAGCCTATGCCCACGATGTTTCCTTTGTGCTGTATGAAGGCGTTATGCGCTCCTACGATGTCGAAGCGGGTCTGTTTATGTGCGAGGATTTACATACCTTTTATGGGGGAGATATTTTCCTCGTAAGCAAAGATAAGGAAATTTTTGATAAAATAAAAAGTTTATTTATAAGCAATTAG
- a CDS encoding glutamate synthase subunit beta, with product MQNFVNEERCEPRKRSTGDRVKDFREIYEILSKEDASLQADRCIQCGDPFCHSKCPLHNYIPFWLKATSAMKRDLAFNLSNESNPYPEITGRICPQDRLCEGDCTLNDGHGAITIGAIETFISEEGFKKGLKPSFPGITTKKKVAIIGAGPAGLACATYLLRAGIAVSMYERQNRAGGLLTYGIPGFKLDKEVVARRVRWLQDAGMTLHVNTHVGKEMSFDEIAHSHDALFLGVGAESPRKANIANENANGVFMAIDFLRSIQKKLFSESYDKKFEVKGKNVVVIGGGDTAMDCLRTSIREGAKSVTCLYRRDKYNMPGSKKEFKNAIEEGAEFVYNVTPKEILVNSEGQVIGIDMHKTILGAKDASCRQCVEIVKGGDFRVDGDIIIFALGFTPSVPTFLAENGIEVNKSGCIVVNAEYQTSKSGVYAGGDCKRGSDLVVTAAKEGRDAALSIIKKLLG from the coding sequence ATGCAAAATTTTGTGAATGAAGAGAGATGTGAGCCTAGAAAACGCTCAACCGGTGATAGAGTCAAAGATTTTAGAGAAATTTATGAAATTTTGAGTAAAGAAGATGCCTCTTTGCAAGCCGATCGTTGTATTCAATGTGGCGATCCTTTTTGCCATAGCAAATGTCCTTTGCACAACTACATCCCCTTTTGGCTCAAAGCCACGAGTGCAATGAAGCGTGATTTGGCGTTTAATCTCTCCAATGAGAGCAATCCATACCCTGAGATTACAGGGCGAATTTGTCCACAAGATCGTCTTTGCGAAGGCGATTGTACGCTGAATGATGGGCATGGCGCGATCACCATTGGGGCGATTGAGACCTTTATCTCAGAAGAGGGATTTAAAAAAGGGTTGAAGCCAAGTTTTCCAGGCATTACGACGAAGAAAAAAGTCGCCATCATTGGAGCAGGCCCTGCAGGACTTGCCTGTGCAACCTACCTTTTACGTGCGGGTATTGCGGTCAGTATGTACGAGAGACAAAACAGAGCAGGTGGACTTTTAACGTACGGCATTCCTGGTTTTAAACTCGATAAAGAGGTTGTCGCACGTCGTGTCAGATGGCTTCAAGACGCGGGAATGACCTTACATGTAAACACCCATGTGGGTAAAGAAATGAGCTTTGATGAGATCGCACACAGCCATGATGCCCTATTTTTAGGTGTGGGTGCAGAGAGTCCTCGCAAAGCCAATATTGCCAATGAAAATGCGAATGGTGTTTTTATGGCAATTGATTTTTTACGCTCTATCCAGAAAAAACTTTTTAGTGAAAGTTACGATAAAAAGTTTGAAGTCAAAGGCAAAAACGTTGTGGTTATCGGTGGTGGTGACACGGCGATGGATTGTCTAAGAACCTCGATTCGTGAAGGGGCTAAAAGTGTCACCTGTCTTTACAGACGCGATAAATACAATATGCCAGGAAGCAAAAAAGAGTTTAAAAATGCGATCGAAGAGGGTGCAGAGTTTGTTTACAACGTAACGCCAAAAGAGATTTTGGTGAACTCTGAGGGACAAGTGATCGGCATTGATATGCACAAAACGATTTTAGGTGCGAAAGATGCGAGTTGTCGTCAATGCGTTGAGATCGTTAAAGGTGGCGATTTTAGAGTGGATGGCGATATTATCATCTTTGCCCTTGGTTTTACGCCAAGTGTTCCAACCTTCTTGGCAGAAAATGGCATTGAGGTTAATAAATCAGGCTGCATTGTCGTCAATGCGGAGTATCAAACCAGCAAATCAGGTGTGTATGCAGGCGGCGATTGCAAACGAGGTTCTGACCTTGTGGTTACAGCTGCAAAAGAGGGCAGAGATGCTGCGCTTAGCATCATCAAAAAATTGCTTGGATAA
- a CDS encoding fatty-acid--CoA ligase: MGIKRYILVTLIYMLAIGLYIYSFNGESYTLELFGLSLSLPIALWVLLPVFFLALGSIGHLVFYNFKDFLYKRALKKDNELFQESAKNRILGEEVTTSYKTEGFKFAGKVLQSMRFDATLPTSFIEEEVAKACAVAVSVTNGNYEDLKKYKLSKTNPLVIQNSINRLKIEPRFALEVLKNCKELNSELCKKAYEALLDFASFNEIKRYDFPTDKDAFTRMMKRYLDADDSFEMDIKSIEDMCEQFKADRADYLELAREMKMKLTPDALIALFEKLYNSKGTVATDAYLYVLYDLQMIDKIRELLLNSDGEEFVKFKTIMFLRDHGKSIDIEKFLHA; this comes from the coding sequence ATGGGAATCAAACGCTATATCCTTGTGACGCTCATTTACATGTTAGCCATTGGACTGTATATCTATAGTTTTAATGGTGAAAGTTATACCCTTGAACTGTTTGGTCTCTCATTAAGCTTGCCTATAGCGTTATGGGTACTTCTCCCTGTATTCTTCTTGGCACTTGGTTCTATCGGGCACTTGGTATTTTATAATTTCAAAGATTTCCTCTACAAAAGAGCGTTGAAAAAAGACAATGAACTGTTTCAAGAGTCTGCTAAAAATCGTATTTTAGGTGAAGAGGTTACCACTTCGTATAAAACCGAGGGATTTAAATTTGCGGGAAAAGTGCTACAAAGTATGCGTTTTGATGCGACACTTCCAACATCGTTTATTGAAGAAGAGGTGGCAAAAGCATGTGCGGTTGCGGTGAGTGTGACAAACGGAAATTACGAAGATCTAAAAAAATATAAGCTTTCTAAAACCAATCCTCTTGTGATTCAAAATAGTATCAATCGTCTTAAAATTGAGCCTCGCTTTGCACTTGAGGTGCTTAAAAATTGTAAAGAACTTAACAGTGAATTGTGCAAAAAAGCGTATGAAGCATTGCTTGATTTTGCAAGTTTTAATGAAATTAAACGGTATGACTTTCCCACCGATAAAGATGCGTTTACACGTATGATGAAGCGTTATTTGGACGCGGATGATAGTTTTGAGATGGATATTAAATCGATTGAAGATATGTGTGAACAGTTTAAAGCCGATAGGGCTGATTATTTAGAGCTTGCGCGCGAAATGAAGATGAAATTAACACCGGACGCTTTGATTGCACTCTTTGAAAAACTTTACAACTCCAAAGGTACCGTTGCGACGGATGCTTATTTGTATGTACTTTATGATCTTCAAATGATTGATAAAATTCGTGAACTTCTCCTCAATTCTGATGGTGAAGAGTTTGTTAAATTTAAAACCATTATGTTCTTACGCGACCATGGTAAAAGTATTGACATCGAAAAATTCTTGCACGCATGA
- the accD gene encoding acetyl-CoA carboxylase, carboxyltransferase subunit beta yields MRFAEIFSKIRKTQSAPSEAPSHWVKCTACQSLMYYKEIEQRFNVCPKCGFHMRISAKQRIEQLCDEGSFVEFDTNLIPIDPLKFVDKKSYKKRIEEAQEKTGKNSSVMCGSCSIEGVPAQIVVFDFAFMGGSLGSVEGEKIVRAINRAIANKEGVIIVSASGGARMQESTFSLLQMSKTSAALTKLADAKLPYISILTDPTMGGVSASFAFLGDIIMAEPGALVGFAGQRVIKQTIGADLPEGFQKAEFLLEHGLIDMIVTRTDMKKVVADLLNLLGGSCKNDAFELRLKA; encoded by the coding sequence ATGCGATTTGCAGAAATTTTCTCTAAAATCCGAAAAACGCAATCTGCTCCAAGTGAAGCGCCAAGCCACTGGGTCAAATGCACTGCGTGCCAATCTTTAATGTATTACAAAGAGATCGAACAACGTTTTAATGTCTGCCCAAAGTGTGGTTTTCATATGCGTATCTCTGCAAAACAACGAATTGAACAGCTCTGCGATGAGGGAAGTTTTGTTGAGTTTGACACCAATCTCATACCGATAGATCCTCTGAAATTTGTGGATAAAAAATCCTATAAAAAACGTATCGAAGAGGCGCAAGAAAAAACAGGCAAAAACTCATCTGTCATGTGTGGCTCGTGCAGTATTGAGGGTGTGCCCGCTCAGATTGTTGTCTTTGATTTTGCTTTTATGGGCGGAAGTTTGGGCTCCGTTGAGGGTGAAAAGATTGTAAGAGCTATCAACCGCGCTATTGCCAACAAAGAGGGCGTGATTATCGTGAGTGCGAGCGGTGGTGCGCGTATGCAAGAGAGCACCTTCTCCTTGCTTCAAATGTCTAAAACATCCGCTGCTTTGACCAAACTCGCTGATGCCAAATTGCCCTATATCTCCATTTTAACCGATCCGACGATGGGTGGAGTCAGTGCGTCTTTTGCCTTTTTGGGCGATATCATCATGGCAGAACCAGGCGCACTTGTAGGATTTGCAGGTCAGAGGGTTATTAAACAGACCATTGGTGCCGATTTACCAGAAGGGTTCCAAAAAGCGGAGTTTTTATTGGAGCACGGTTTGATTGATATGATCGTAACGCGTACCGATATGAAAAAAGTGGTCGCAGACTTGTTGAATCTTTTAGGTGGGAGTTGCAAAAACGATGCATTTGAGTTAAGACTCAAAGCATGA